In Mauremys reevesii isolate NIE-2019 linkage group 20, ASM1616193v1, whole genome shotgun sequence, the following are encoded in one genomic region:
- the RASA4B gene encoding ras GTPase-activating protein 4B isoform X2 translates to MAKRSSLFIRIVEGKHLPAKDITGSSDPYCIVKIDNEAIIRTATVWKTLSPFWGEEYEVHLPPTFHSVSFYVMDEDALSRDDVIGKVCVTRDVLTAHPKGYSGWLNLTEIDPDEEVQGEIHLQIEILGSDAARKLRCSVFEARDLARKDRNGASDPFVRVRYNSKTQESSVVKKSCYPRWNETFEFDLDESATEKLCIEVWDWDLVSRNDFLGKVVFNIQGSQTVQQEEGWFRLRPDKSKPRVDEGNLGSLQLQVRLRDETVLPGSYYQPLVQLLCQEVKAGPKDGKLCLITLIDETTTAECRQEVAINLVKLFLGQGLAKEFLDLLFKLELDKTDEPNTLFRSNSLASKSMESFLKVAGMQYLHSVLGPTVNRVFDEKKYIELDPSKVEIKEVGCSGLHRIQTESEVIQQSTQHLQSYLTDLLITIAKSVRMCPATIRATFRQLFKRVEEHFPENKHKNVKFIAVTSFLCLRFFSPAIMSPKLFHLREKHADARTSRTLLLLAKAIQTVGNMDAAASRAKEGWMAPLQPTIQQSISQMKEFITKLIDIEEKEEVDQPKAQTLVVKEGPLFIHKSKGKGPLLSSSFKKLYFSLTSEALSFAKTPSSKKSSFITLANIRAAEKVEEKSFGSSHVMQIIYADEAGQLEMAYLQCKCVNELNQWLSALRKVCVNNAEMLGSYHPGVFKGDKWSCCHQKDKTGLGCDKTRHGVTLQEWNDPLDPDLESQLIFRHLFGVRELMREKYLEMLTEKNENVLLRQSGEPKNVDGPTRLFQVLQDLEDAHHTAVFSSGTLADGDRNCLLELQT, encoded by the exons CCGCGATGATGTTATCGGGAAAGTCTGTGTCACTCGGGACGTGCTGACTGCGCATCCGAAGG GCTACAGTGGCTGGCTGAACCTGACCGAAATCGATCCCGATGAGGAGGTGCAGGGGGAAATCCACCTCCAGATCGAGATCCTGGGCAGCGACGCGGCGAGGAAGCTGCGCTGCAGCGTGTTTGAAGCCAG AGATTTGGCTCGGAAAGACCGGAACGGCGCTTCCGATCCCTTCGTCAGAGTTCGCTACAACAGCAAGACCCAGGAGAGCTCG GTGGTCAAGAAATCCTGCTACCCCCGCTGGAACGAGACCTTTGAGTTTGACCTGGACGAGTCAGCCACAGAGAAGCTCTGCATTGAGGTGTGGGACTGGGATCTCGTCAGCAGGAACGACTTCCTGGGGAAG GTGGTGTTTAATATCCAGGGGTCACAGACCGTTcagcaagaggaaggatggttcaggcTGAGGCCAGATAAATCCAAGCCCAGAGTGGATGA AGGcaacctgggctccctgcagctgcaggtGAGGCTTCGAGATGAGACGGTGCTGCCAGGCAGTTACTACCAGCCTCTGGTccagctgctgtgccaagaagtaAAAGCAGGGCCCAAG GATGGGAAGCTTTGTTTAATCACCCTGATTGACGAAACCACGACGGCGGAGTGCAGGCAGGAAGTGGCCATCAATCTCGTCAAGCTCTTCCTAGGCCAAGGCTTGGCCAAAGAGTTCCTGGATCTCCTCTTCAAGCTGGAGCTGGATAAAACGG ATGAGCCAAACACGTTATTCCGGAGCAACTCCCTGGCCTCGAAGTCGATGGAATCCTTTCTGAAG GTGGCAGGGATGCAGTATTTGCACAGCGTCCTGGGGCCGACAGTGAATCGAGTCTTTGATGAGAAGAAGTACATCGAGTTGGATCCCAGCAAGGTGGAGATTAAAGAGGTCGG GTGCTCCGGGCTCCATCGGATCCAGACGGAGAGCGAGGTGATCCAGCAGAGCACCCAGCACCTGCAGTCCTACCTGACCGACCTGCTCATCACTATCGCCAAGTCAGTGAGGATGTGTCCTGCCACCATCCGCGCCACCTTCAGGCAGCTTTTCAAGCGGGTCGAGGAGCACTTCCCGGAGAACAAACACAAG AACGTGAAGTTCATTGCCGTCACCAGCTTCCTCTGCCTCcgcttcttctctcctgccatcatGTCCCCCAAGCTCTTCCACCTGCGGGAGAAGCATGCGGACGCCCGCACCAGTCGGACCCTGCTGCTCCTAGCCAAG GCTATCCAGACCGTGGGGAACATGGACGCTGCGGCCAGCCGAGCCAAGGAAGGCTGGATGGCCCCTCTGCAGCCCACCATCCAGCAGAGCATCTCCCAGATGAAGGAGTTCATCACCAAGCTCATAGACATCGAGGAGAAGGAAG AGGTGGACCAGCCAAAGGCGCAGACGCTGGTTGTGAAGGAGGGGCCTTTATTCATCCACAAGAGCAAAGGCAAAGGGCCGCTGCTGTCGTCTTCCTTTAAGAAACTCTACTTCTCGTTGACGAGCGAGGCCCTCAGCTTTGCCAAGACGCCCAGCTCCAAG AAAAGCTCCTTCATCACCCTGGCCAACATCCGGGCGGCCGAGAAGGTGGAGGAGAAAAGCTTTGGCAGCTCCCACGTGATGCAGATCATCTACGCTGATGAGGCAGGGCAGCTGGAGATGGCCTATCTGCAGTGCAAG TGTGTCAATGAGCTGAACCAGTGGCTCTCGGCCCTGAGGAAAGTCTGCGTTAACAACGCCGAGATGCTGGGCTCCTATCACCCGGGGGTGTTCAAAGGTGACAAATGGAGCTGCTGCCACCAAAAGGATAAAACAG GTTTGGGATGTGATAAAACCCGGCACGGAGTCACTCTGCAGGAATGGAATGACCCCCTGGATCCAGATCTAGAGTCTCAGTTAATTTTTAGACACCTGTTTGGAGTGAGGGAGTTAATGAG GGAAAAGTATCTGGAGATGTTGACAGAGAAAAATGAAAACGTTCTTCTGCGCCAAAGTGGAG AACCCAAAAATGTGGACGGCCCCACAAGGCTGTTCCAGGTGCTGCAGGACCTGGAAGACGCCCATCACACAGCCGTCTTCAGCTCAGGCACCCTAGCTGACGGGGACAGAAACTGCCTCCTGGAGCTGCAGACGTGA
- the RASA4B gene encoding ras GTPase-activating protein 4B isoform X1 produces MAKRSSLFIRIVEGKHLPAKDITGSSDPYCIVKIDNEAIIRTATVWKTLSPFWGEEYEVHLPPTFHSVSFYVMDEDALSRDDVIGKVCVTRDVLTAHPKGYSGWLNLTEIDPDEEVQGEIHLQIEILGSDAARKLRCSVFEARDLARKDRNGASDPFVRVRYNSKTQESSVVKKSCYPRWNETFEFDLDESATEKLCIEVWDWDLVSRNDFLGKVVFNIQGSQTVQQEEGWFRLRPDKSKPRVDEGNLGSLQLQVRLRDETVLPGSYYQPLVQLLCQEVKAGPKQDGKLCLITLIDETTTAECRQEVAINLVKLFLGQGLAKEFLDLLFKLELDKTDEPNTLFRSNSLASKSMESFLKVAGMQYLHSVLGPTVNRVFDEKKYIELDPSKVEIKEVGCSGLHRIQTESEVIQQSTQHLQSYLTDLLITIAKSVRMCPATIRATFRQLFKRVEEHFPENKHKNVKFIAVTSFLCLRFFSPAIMSPKLFHLREKHADARTSRTLLLLAKAIQTVGNMDAAASRAKEGWMAPLQPTIQQSISQMKEFITKLIDIEEKEEVDQPKAQTLVVKEGPLFIHKSKGKGPLLSSSFKKLYFSLTSEALSFAKTPSSKKSSFITLANIRAAEKVEEKSFGSSHVMQIIYADEAGQLEMAYLQCKCVNELNQWLSALRKVCVNNAEMLGSYHPGVFKGDKWSCCHQKDKTGLGCDKTRHGVTLQEWNDPLDPDLESQLIFRHLFGVRELMREKYLEMLTEKNENVLLRQSGEPKNVDGPTRLFQVLQDLEDAHHTAVFSSGTLADGDRNCLLELQT; encoded by the exons CCGCGATGATGTTATCGGGAAAGTCTGTGTCACTCGGGACGTGCTGACTGCGCATCCGAAGG GCTACAGTGGCTGGCTGAACCTGACCGAAATCGATCCCGATGAGGAGGTGCAGGGGGAAATCCACCTCCAGATCGAGATCCTGGGCAGCGACGCGGCGAGGAAGCTGCGCTGCAGCGTGTTTGAAGCCAG AGATTTGGCTCGGAAAGACCGGAACGGCGCTTCCGATCCCTTCGTCAGAGTTCGCTACAACAGCAAGACCCAGGAGAGCTCG GTGGTCAAGAAATCCTGCTACCCCCGCTGGAACGAGACCTTTGAGTTTGACCTGGACGAGTCAGCCACAGAGAAGCTCTGCATTGAGGTGTGGGACTGGGATCTCGTCAGCAGGAACGACTTCCTGGGGAAG GTGGTGTTTAATATCCAGGGGTCACAGACCGTTcagcaagaggaaggatggttcaggcTGAGGCCAGATAAATCCAAGCCCAGAGTGGATGA AGGcaacctgggctccctgcagctgcaggtGAGGCTTCGAGATGAGACGGTGCTGCCAGGCAGTTACTACCAGCCTCTGGTccagctgctgtgccaagaagtaAAAGCAGGGCCCAAG CAGGATGGGAAGCTTTGTTTAATCACCCTGATTGACGAAACCACGACGGCGGAGTGCAGGCAGGAAGTGGCCATCAATCTCGTCAAGCTCTTCCTAGGCCAAGGCTTGGCCAAAGAGTTCCTGGATCTCCTCTTCAAGCTGGAGCTGGATAAAACGG ATGAGCCAAACACGTTATTCCGGAGCAACTCCCTGGCCTCGAAGTCGATGGAATCCTTTCTGAAG GTGGCAGGGATGCAGTATTTGCACAGCGTCCTGGGGCCGACAGTGAATCGAGTCTTTGATGAGAAGAAGTACATCGAGTTGGATCCCAGCAAGGTGGAGATTAAAGAGGTCGG GTGCTCCGGGCTCCATCGGATCCAGACGGAGAGCGAGGTGATCCAGCAGAGCACCCAGCACCTGCAGTCCTACCTGACCGACCTGCTCATCACTATCGCCAAGTCAGTGAGGATGTGTCCTGCCACCATCCGCGCCACCTTCAGGCAGCTTTTCAAGCGGGTCGAGGAGCACTTCCCGGAGAACAAACACAAG AACGTGAAGTTCATTGCCGTCACCAGCTTCCTCTGCCTCcgcttcttctctcctgccatcatGTCCCCCAAGCTCTTCCACCTGCGGGAGAAGCATGCGGACGCCCGCACCAGTCGGACCCTGCTGCTCCTAGCCAAG GCTATCCAGACCGTGGGGAACATGGACGCTGCGGCCAGCCGAGCCAAGGAAGGCTGGATGGCCCCTCTGCAGCCCACCATCCAGCAGAGCATCTCCCAGATGAAGGAGTTCATCACCAAGCTCATAGACATCGAGGAGAAGGAAG AGGTGGACCAGCCAAAGGCGCAGACGCTGGTTGTGAAGGAGGGGCCTTTATTCATCCACAAGAGCAAAGGCAAAGGGCCGCTGCTGTCGTCTTCCTTTAAGAAACTCTACTTCTCGTTGACGAGCGAGGCCCTCAGCTTTGCCAAGACGCCCAGCTCCAAG AAAAGCTCCTTCATCACCCTGGCCAACATCCGGGCGGCCGAGAAGGTGGAGGAGAAAAGCTTTGGCAGCTCCCACGTGATGCAGATCATCTACGCTGATGAGGCAGGGCAGCTGGAGATGGCCTATCTGCAGTGCAAG TGTGTCAATGAGCTGAACCAGTGGCTCTCGGCCCTGAGGAAAGTCTGCGTTAACAACGCCGAGATGCTGGGCTCCTATCACCCGGGGGTGTTCAAAGGTGACAAATGGAGCTGCTGCCACCAAAAGGATAAAACAG GTTTGGGATGTGATAAAACCCGGCACGGAGTCACTCTGCAGGAATGGAATGACCCCCTGGATCCAGATCTAGAGTCTCAGTTAATTTTTAGACACCTGTTTGGAGTGAGGGAGTTAATGAG GGAAAAGTATCTGGAGATGTTGACAGAGAAAAATGAAAACGTTCTTCTGCGCCAAAGTGGAG AACCCAAAAATGTGGACGGCCCCACAAGGCTGTTCCAGGTGCTGCAGGACCTGGAAGACGCCCATCACACAGCCGTCTTCAGCTCAGGCACCCTAGCTGACGGGGACAGAAACTGCCTCCTGGAGCTGCAGACGTGA